Within the Vibrio tasmaniensis genome, the region CTGGAATACGGTACTGAACACCCGCCATCAAATCGGTACTCTTAATACCGTTGCTATCACCAAATTCCATCGTACCAATGATATCAAGCTGCGTATTAGGGACATTGATTTCTGCGTTACCGTAGAAGCTCCAGGTAAACTCATCAAAACTTGTCGTTTTCGAACTGTACGGATCTTTGTAATGTGAGTTTGCATACTGAGTAAATGTCACACCCGCATCGAAGTTCATCAACTTGTGATCCAACATTGTGTAGTAGAACGTGTAGTCATACTTATCAAACGCTAACAATGTTGTATCAACAGTAGAGTAGCGGAAACTCGCATTTGGCAGCTTAGGGGCATTATGCTCAAATGCGAAATACAACGAAGGTGAGTTTGAGTCA harbors:
- a CDS encoding TIGR04219 family outer membrane beta-barrel protein, translated to MNKMPLIALVGMLSLSSAVSAEEEFSYTTKIGADMWWGSTKLNEARSSDSNSPSLYFAFEHNAPKLPNASFRYSTVDTTLLAFDKYDYTFYYTMLDHKLMNFDAGVTFTQYANSHYKDPYSSKTTSFDEFTWSFYGNAEINVPNTQLDIIGTMEFGDSNGIKSTDLMAGVQYRIPVADTEIALRGGYRVIDLDSDKFFSSELNKPLETDKEPDPLDDPKPAPPKAFVMVDGWFAGVEVRF